AGATAAAGATGCCATTAAAAACATCAGCTGCCTGTTTGAAGAAGGCATCATCAACATGGTCATTGGGTCAAGTGGAAGCGGTAAGACCGTTTTACTGAAATGTATTGTCGGCTTGCTCAGGCCTGATAAAGGTAAAATCTATTACGATCATCAGGATTTTACAGCCATGGGGTATTTCGAGATGAAAAGACTTCGTCAGAAAATAGGAATGCTCTTTCAGGGCTCTGCCCTCTTTAATTCGCAGACAGTATTTGAAAATATTTCATTTCCATTGGTCATGCACACCAGTATGAGCAAGGCAGAAATCAGAAAACGGGTAGAGTATTGCCTCGAACGGGTCAATCTGGATAAAAAAGTTGCTGATCTATATCCTCAGGAACTCAGCGGTGGCATGCAAAAAAGGGTAGGCATTGCCCGCGCTATCGCCAACAACCCAAAGTATATTTTCTATGATGAACCCAATTCAGGCCTTGATCCCAAAACATCAAGGGTTATTGATGCCTTGATAAAAGAAATTTCTCATGAAATGAAAACAACTACCATCGTCAACTCACACGACATGACAAGTGTTTTCGATATTGCCGACCATGTGTATTTTATCTATGAAGGCCAACTCTGGTGGAACGGAAAACCTTCCGAAATCATGCACTCAGCTAATGCTGAACTGATCCAGATGATCAATGCAGCAGGGAAGCATGAATAACTAACACCTGCTCTTTTATATTTGTGTGATTTTTAAAAATTTCACCCTTTCGGGGTTTGTAAGGGGATTGGTGATTGACGCTGATTAATACGGATAAAAGATAAAAAACATCAG
This is a stretch of genomic DNA from Sphingobacteriales bacterium. It encodes these proteins:
- a CDS encoding ATP-binding cassette domain-containing protein → MIEVRELYKSFEDKDAIKNISCLFEEGIINMVIGSSGSGKTVLLKCIVGLLRPDKGKIYYDHQDFTAMGYFEMKRLRQKIGMLFQGSALFNSQTVFENISFPLVMHTSMSKAEIRKRVEYCLERVNLDKKVADLYPQELSGGMQKRVGIARAIANNPKYIFYDEPNSGLDPKTSRVIDALIKEISHEMKTTTIVNSHDMTSVFDIADHVYFIYEGQLWWNGKPSEIMHSANAELIQMINAAGKHE